The window TAAACACAAGACTAAATATCCGCATGTACGTATTTACCTTATCGAGGCTGGTCCGCGTATCTTACCGCAAATGAGTGAACGCGCTTCCAAGAAAGTCGAGAAGTTTTTGTTTAAGCTTGGAGTCACAATCCTAAAAGATACTCGGGTTACTTCAGAGACTAACCTTTTACTGAAAACATCTGCCGGTGAATTAAGAACCCAAAATGTCATCTGGACCGCTGGGACGCGCAATAATCCGTTTTTCGAGAATAATCCGAAACAATTTAAGCTCGATCAAAGAGGCCGAGTAGTGGTCAATGGGCATCTCGAGGCCCAAGATAAACTGTATGTCTGTGGCGATAACTGTAACTCAAGGTTTAGCGGCCTAGCAATCACAGCCATAGGTCATGGTAACTATATTGCCAAAGACCTAAAAGCTCGAATGAACCACCGAGCTAGACCAACCAATACCGACCGTCACCCTATTCAAGTTGTACCGATTGCTAACAGCGCAATTCTTCAGTACCGTCGCCTTGTATTAAGCGGCAGGCTAATCGCATTTATCCGTCACATTGCCGACCTAATTGGTTACAGCGATGTGCTCGGACCACTCAAAGCAATAACAATCTGGAGCAACATCGAAAAAACCGAAGAAGTCTGCCCCAGCTGCCAAGTTAACTAGATGTTATATTCGGCTGCTTATCGTTAACGAGGATTGCCACAACCAAGCCAACTGCAAATAAATGACCATAAACTTCGTTTACACCCAAAACGGCAGCAGTTAAAATCATTGTTCCTAAAATTACTAAGACAACTAGTCTTGAAGCAAAGTTAAGTATTAGAGCTAAGCCTAAAATTAACTCAATCGTGCCGGCAATCAATATAAAATTGCGGTCTGTGGCACCAGCTTGTGCCAGTAAATTCCAGTGGTGTTCGTCTAAAAAGCCTTGGGCCAGAGTTAAATTCGCTAGCTTTTCGCTAAATGCTAAAACTACCAGACCAATTCCAATCCCGACTCTATAGAAATTGAGCGAGGCATATCTAAGCTTTTTGTTGAGGCTATACTTACCGGGAATCTTTAAATATCTATCGAGCGAATATCTACCAGGCCCTCTAAACAATAGGTATCCGGCGATTGCAATGTATTCAAAATGCTCGAGCACATCTACTGGACTGGTCTTGAAAAATACTAGCAACCACCCAGTCGCTAGAAGATAAGCTGCAAGGTCTGTATATAGGCCAAGTATCAATATAATTGCTG of the Candidatus Nomurabacteria bacterium genome contains:
- a CDS encoding FAD-dependent oxidoreductase: MKHLVIAGGGFAGVRLARKLKKQTDLRITLINDSEDFRYSPALYRAATGFKLGTARLPLEWMLLDSNNLTLVKGKASKIDHAKKIISLEDGQKFVYDFVVCALGSTTTHFGIDGIAEHSFGVKSPEEILELKQHMHDTVANKSNSQHNYVIIGAGPTGVEVAAALGNYLNSVLLKHKTKYPHVRIYLIEAGPRILPQMSERASKKVEKFLFKLGVTILKDTRVTSETNLLLKTSAGELRTQNVIWTAGTRNNPFFENNPKQFKLDQRGRVVVNGHLEAQDKLYVCGDNCNSRFSGLAITAIGHGNYIAKDLKARMNHRARPTNTDRHPIQVVPIANSAILQYRRLVLSGRLIAFIRHIADLIGYSDVLGPLKAITIWSNIEKTEEVCPSCQVN